The following proteins come from a genomic window of Sulfitobacter indolifex:
- the argE gene encoding acetylornithine deacetylase, producing the protein MTERLTPLELMTKLISFPTVSRDTNIPLIDWVADYLASHGIESYRYVDPDQPKHALFAHAGPWEEGAVVLSGHTDVVPIDGQPWESDPFTVTERDGRYYGRGTCDMKGFDALAIWTLVEAHYAEVKRPLQIALSFDEEIGCTGAPPMIQAMQGVLPKGSAVIVGEPSTMQAVTGHKGGIGFNTHLVGFEVHSSLLHTGVNAIMAGAKLIEWANDVNSDNMAAKPTETAAMFDPPFTTAHVGVIEGGTAHNITAKDCKFAMDFRVVPGEDKDKWGTAYLKKVREVEKQMQAIVPETYIETSTRFDVPALQPEKDGEAEQIARQITGDNASHKVSYGTEAGQFQEAGYSAVICGPGDIAQAHQPNEYIEVAQFEAGHDFMLKLLTRLQG; encoded by the coding sequence ATGACCGAACGCCTGACCCCGCTTGAGTTGATGACCAAACTTATCAGCTTTCCCACCGTGTCGCGAGACACCAATATCCCGCTGATCGACTGGGTGGCCGACTACCTTGCCTCGCACGGGATCGAAAGCTACCGCTACGTCGATCCCGATCAGCCCAAACATGCGCTCTTTGCCCATGCGGGCCCGTGGGAAGAGGGGGCTGTCGTGCTTTCGGGCCATACCGATGTGGTGCCGATTGATGGCCAGCCGTGGGAAAGTGATCCTTTCACCGTGACCGAACGCGATGGCCGCTATTACGGACGCGGCACCTGCGACATGAAGGGGTTCGATGCGCTGGCGATCTGGACGCTGGTTGAGGCGCATTATGCAGAAGTGAAGCGCCCGCTGCAAATCGCGCTGAGCTTCGACGAAGAGATCGGCTGTACCGGGGCCCCGCCGATGATCCAAGCGATGCAGGGCGTGCTGCCGAAAGGCTCTGCCGTGATCGTGGGCGAGCCATCGACCATGCAGGCCGTGACCGGCCATAAGGGCGGCATCGGTTTCAACACGCATCTGGTTGGGTTCGAAGTCCATTCCTCGTTGCTGCACACCGGCGTCAACGCAATCATGGCGGGGGCCAAGCTGATCGAATGGGCCAATGACGTGAACAGCGACAACATGGCCGCCAAACCGACCGAGACGGCCGCAATGTTCGACCCGCCCTTCACCACGGCCCATGTCGGTGTGATCGAAGGCGGCACGGCGCATAATATCACAGCGAAAGACTGCAAGTTCGCGATGGATTTCCGTGTGGTGCCGGGCGAAGACAAAGACAAGTGGGGCACCGCCTACCTCAAGAAGGTGCGGGAGGTCGAAAAGCAGATGCAGGCCATCGTGCCTGAAACCTACATCGAAACCTCCACCCGTTTTGACGTGCCCGCATTGCAGCCCGAGAAAGACGGCGAAGCCGAGCAGATCGCGCGCCAGATCACCGGCGACAACGCGAGCCATAAGGTCAGCTACGGCACGGAGGCCGGGCAGTTTCAGGAGGCGGGCTATTCTGCCGTGATCTGTGGCCCCGGCGATATCGCGCAGGCGCATCAGCCCAATGAATACATCGAAGTGGCGCAATTTGAGGCAGGCCATGACTTCATGCTTAAATTGCTGACCCGCCTACAAGGCTAA
- a CDS encoding M20 aminoacylase family protein, which yields MPIKNRFAETHAEITGWRRHLHEHPELMFHLPETSKFVEEKLRSFGITDITTGIALTGVVAVIEGQSNTSGRTIGLRADMDALPIMEATGLPYASKTPGKMHACGHDGHTAMLLGAAQYLAETRNFDGRVVLIFQPAEEGGGGGEVMVQEGLMDRWGIDEVYGMHNMPGHPTGHFAIREGALLAAADEFNITLTGQGGHAAAPHEAIDTNLAAAHVLIALQSIASRNTDPLKQVVVSVCTLRSDTDSHNVLPHQVLLRGTVRTLAPEVRDLAEQRLHDITRLTAAAHQCRAEIDYQRGYPVTRNHAEHTRYAAEAADQITPGTDRDTPPIMAGEDFSYMLNARPGAYIMIGNGDGATVHHPKYDFDDAAIPAGCSWFAQVVEDRLARA from the coding sequence ATGCCGATCAAGAACCGCTTTGCCGAGACCCACGCCGAGATCACCGGATGGCGGCGCCACCTGCATGAGCATCCAGAACTGATGTTCCATCTGCCCGAAACCTCAAAATTCGTCGAAGAGAAGCTGCGTAGCTTTGGCATCACCGACATCACCACCGGGATCGCGCTGACTGGCGTCGTTGCGGTGATCGAAGGGCAGAGCAACACCTCGGGCCGCACCATCGGGCTGCGCGCCGATATGGACGCGCTCCCGATTATGGAGGCGACGGGGCTGCCCTATGCCTCGAAAACCCCCGGCAAGATGCATGCCTGCGGCCATGACGGTCACACCGCGATGCTGCTGGGGGCCGCGCAATACCTCGCCGAAACACGCAATTTCGATGGCCGTGTCGTGCTGATATTTCAACCCGCCGAAGAAGGCGGCGGTGGCGGCGAAGTCATGGTCCAGGAAGGGCTGATGGACCGCTGGGGCATCGACGAAGTCTACGGCATGCATAATATGCCGGGTCATCCGACGGGGCATTTTGCGATCCGCGAAGGGGCGCTATTGGCCGCAGCGGATGAATTCAACATCACGCTCACCGGGCAGGGCGGCCATGCTGCTGCCCCGCATGAGGCGATCGACACCAACCTCGCCGCCGCCCATGTGCTGATTGCGCTGCAATCCATCGCCAGCCGCAACACTGACCCGCTAAAGCAAGTCGTTGTCTCAGTCTGCACCCTGCGCAGCGACACCGACAGCCATAACGTTCTGCCGCATCAGGTGCTTTTGCGCGGCACGGTGCGCACCCTAGCCCCCGAGGTGCGGGACTTGGCCGAGCAGCGCTTGCACGACATCACCCGCCTGACCGCCGCGGCGCATCAGTGCCGTGCCGAGATCGACTACCAGCGCGGCTATCCGGTCACCCGCAACCACGCCGAGCATACGCGCTATGCTGCTGAGGCCGCCGATCAGATCACCCCCGGCACGGACCGCGACACGCCGCCCATCATGGCCGGCGAAGATTTCTCATACATGCTCAATGCGCGACCGGGGGCCTATATTATGATCGGAAACGGCGACGGGGCGACGGTGCACCACCCAAAATATGACTTTGACGATGCTGCGATCCCGGCAGGCTGCTCGTGGTTCGCGCAGGTGGTTGAGGACCGGCTGGCAAGGGCGTAA
- a CDS encoding DNA alkylation repair protein: MNLETALEELEALANPARAEEMRAYHKADRRYLGLTNPQIAELAQAWREALDVEGRVALADGLWQSDIFEARVAAAKLLTQARLRPDDQAAWALIASWTADFDSWAIADHASMAAQKRLMADPTRLDELEEWVASDHLWTRRAVLVSTLPWTKQNNPRPEELEARDRILGWAATMVPDHRQFIQKAIGAWLRDLSKHDPDRTRTFIAAHGEAMKPVAVKEALRLLKKSDGAG, translated from the coding sequence ATGAACTTGGAAACCGCACTTGAAGAGCTTGAAGCACTGGCTAACCCGGCCCGTGCAGAAGAGATGCGCGCCTATCACAAAGCTGACCGCCGCTATCTTGGCCTGACCAACCCGCAGATCGCGGAGCTTGCACAGGCTTGGCGCGAGGCGCTCGACGTTGAGGGGCGCGTCGCTCTGGCCGACGGGTTGTGGCAGTCGGACATCTTCGAAGCGCGCGTCGCTGCTGCCAAATTGCTGACCCAAGCGCGGCTACGGCCCGACGATCAAGCCGCGTGGGCGCTGATTGCCAGTTGGACCGCGGATTTCGACAGTTGGGCGATTGCCGATCATGCCAGTATGGCGGCGCAGAAACGCTTAATGGCCGATCCGACACGTTTGGATGAACTGGAAGAATGGGTTGCCTCTGATCACCTTTGGACGCGGCGCGCGGTGCTGGTTTCGACCCTGCCATGGACCAAGCAGAACAATCCCAGGCCCGAGGAACTCGAAGCCCGCGACCGCATTCTTGGTTGGGCGGCGACGATGGTGCCGGATCACCGGCAGTTCATCCAAAAGGCAATCGGCGCGTGGCTGCGTGACCTGTCCAAACATGACCCCGACCGCACGCGCACCTTTATCGCAGCCCATGGAGAGGCGATGAAACCTGTGGCGGTAAAAGAAGCCCTGCGCCTGCTGAAAAAGTCAGACGGCGCAGGCTAA
- a CDS encoding M20 aminoacylase family protein, which translates to MAVKNRFAELHDDITAWRRDLHENPEILFETHRTSGIVAEKLRAFGCDEVVEGIGRTGVVGVIKGKSTASGKVVGLRADMDALPINEQTGLDYASKTPDAMHACGHDGHTAMLLGAAQYLAETRNFDGTVVVIFQPAEEGGGGGREMCEDGMMDRWGIQEVYGMHNWPGMPTGSFGIRPGSFFAATDQFDITFEGRGGHAAKPHETIDTTVMAAQAVLALQTIAARNADPVEQIVVSVTAFETSSKAFNVIPQRVQMKGTVRTMSAEVRSLAEKRINEICNGIAATFGGTANVTYHRGYPVMVNHDEQTEFAADVARSVSGDCVEAPLVMGGEDFAFMLEERPGAYILVGNGDTAAVHHPEYNFNDEAIPAGCSWWAGIVEQRMPAA; encoded by the coding sequence ATGGCCGTTAAGAACCGATTTGCCGAACTGCATGACGACATCACCGCATGGCGCCGCGACCTGCATGAGAACCCAGAGATCCTTTTCGAGACGCACCGCACCTCAGGCATCGTCGCCGAGAAACTGCGCGCCTTTGGCTGTGACGAAGTCGTCGAAGGCATTGGCCGCACCGGTGTTGTCGGTGTGATCAAGGGCAAGTCCACCGCCTCGGGCAAGGTGGTCGGCCTGCGCGCTGACATGGACGCGCTGCCGATCAATGAGCAGACCGGCCTCGACTATGCCTCGAAAACCCCCGACGCGATGCATGCCTGCGGCCATGACGGCCACACCGCCATGCTGCTGGGGGCCGCGCAATATTTGGCTGAGACCCGTAACTTTGACGGCACGGTTGTGGTGATCTTTCAGCCCGCCGAAGAAGGCGGCGGCGGCGGTCGCGAAATGTGCGAAGACGGCATGATGGACCGTTGGGGCATTCAAGAGGTCTACGGCATGCACAACTGGCCGGGCATGCCCACAGGTTCTTTCGGCATCCGCCCCGGGTCTTTCTTTGCCGCGACCGATCAGTTCGACATCACCTTCGAAGGCCGCGGGGGCCATGCCGCCAAACCGCATGAGACGATTGATACCACAGTCATGGCAGCACAGGCCGTTCTGGCGTTGCAAACCATCGCCGCGCGCAATGCCGACCCGGTAGAGCAGATCGTGGTCTCGGTCACCGCGTTTGAGACATCCTCCAAAGCGTTCAACGTGATCCCGCAACGTGTGCAGATGAAAGGCACTGTGCGGACAATGTCGGCCGAGGTTCGCAGCCTGGCTGAAAAACGCATCAATGAAATTTGCAACGGCATCGCTGCAACCTTTGGCGGCACGGCCAATGTGACCTATCACCGGGGCTATCCGGTCATGGTGAACCACGACGAGCAGACCGAGTTTGCTGCCGATGTGGCACGCTCCGTCTCCGGCGATTGCGTTGAGGCACCACTGGTCATGGGCGGCGAGGATTTTGCCTTCATGCTCGAAGAGCGCCCCGGCGCTTATATTCTGGTTGGCAACGGTGATACCGCAGCGGTGCACCACCCGGAATATAACTTCAACGATGAGGCTATTCCGGCTGGGTGTAGCTGGTGGGCAGGGATCGTCGAGCAGCGGATGCCAGCGGCTTGA
- a CDS encoding glycosyltransferase family 4 protein: MPELYVTNYNRNFTGVSATAANVIRQQITRHEMALVGQPLPGCPPPLTRAAAARITRNHPPADHPFAIWHVRRNTEMRSALWLRDVRRANIKIVFTSAAQRLHSAYPRWLIRQINAVIATTERAAEFVPHVRAVVPHGVDTDVFSPATNRANAWEQLGFGGTHGIATVGRIRPEKGTDLFVEAMLRLLPERPGAVALVIGRAGGKHDAFLTKLKAQVEAAGLADRLLFVGEYPAADLPKLMRALSLVVQLPRYEGYGMVPLEALASGVPFVGSDAGYYGAFSNAGRVGKVVPLGAAEAAAHAALSMLARDDQAALSEAARHWAEQRFSARAEADGIEAVYRTLWERG, from the coding sequence ATGCCTGAGCTTTACGTCACCAATTACAACCGCAACTTCACCGGGGTTTCTGCCACAGCGGCCAATGTGATCCGGCAACAGATCACACGCCACGAGATGGCGCTGGTGGGCCAGCCTCTGCCCGGCTGCCCGCCCCCGCTGACCCGCGCGGCGGCTGCGCGGATCACCCGCAATCACCCGCCTGCAGATCATCCCTTTGCCATCTGGCACGTGCGCCGCAATACTGAGATGCGCAGCGCACTCTGGCTGCGCGATGTGCGCCGCGCCAATATCAAAATCGTCTTCACCTCAGCCGCGCAGCGGTTGCATTCGGCCTATCCCCGCTGGCTGATCCGGCAGATAAACGCGGTGATTGCGACGACCGAACGCGCGGCGGAGTTCGTGCCCCATGTGCGCGCTGTAGTCCCCCATGGGGTAGACACCGATGTCTTCTCGCCCGCCACGAACCGGGCGAATGCTTGGGAGCAGCTGGGCTTTGGCGGCACCCATGGCATTGCTACCGTGGGGCGCATTCGGCCCGAGAAAGGCACCGATCTTTTTGTTGAAGCGATGCTGCGACTGCTGCCCGAGCGCCCCGGCGCGGTTGCGCTGGTCATTGGCCGGGCGGGCGGCAAGCATGATGCGTTTCTGACCAAGCTCAAGGCGCAGGTCGAAGCCGCGGGGCTGGCCGACCGCTTGCTCTTTGTCGGAGAATATCCAGCCGCCGACTTGCCGAAACTGATGCGCGCGCTGTCGCTTGTTGTACAACTGCCGCGCTATGAAGGCTACGGGATGGTCCCGCTTGAAGCCCTGGCTTCTGGCGTGCCTTTCGTGGGCAGCGACGCGGGCTATTATGGGGCATTCTCAAACGCGGGCCGCGTAGGCAAAGTGGTGCCACTGGGCGCTGCGGAGGCTGCGGCCCATGCCGCCCTATCCATGCTTGCGCGGGACGACCAAGCCGCCCTGTCAGAGGCCGCGCGCCACTGGGCTGAACAGCGCTTTAGCGCGCGGGCCGAAGCCGACGGGATCGAAGCGGTCTACCGCACGCTTTGGGAGCGCGGCTAA
- the glmS gene encoding glutamine--fructose-6-phosphate transaminase (isomerizing), with protein MCGIVGVLGNHEVAPILVESLKRLEYRGYDSAGIATLNEGKLDRRRALGKLVNLSDALVHDPLAGKSGIGHTRWATHGAPSVNNAHPHQAGPVAVVHNGIIENFRELRVELAEHGVQSVTETDTETVALLTQHHMAQGAAPIEAAKQTLARLEGAFALAFLFDGHEDLLIAARKGSPLAIGYGEGEMYVGSDAIALAPLTNRIAYLEEGDCAVITRTSVEITDRNGALANRAIKTVQIDSTRIDKAGHKHFMSKEIAEQPGVIGAAIGHYLTPEGQINISTQDIDFTQFDRIVMVACGTASYACLTAKYWFEQIARLPVEVDVASEFRYREPPISPRTLAVFVSQSGETADTLAALRYCEGKAARILSVVNVPESSIARESDLALPIHAGVEVGVASTKAFTCQLVVLFALVLKAARDRETITAEAFADHISSLRGLPAIISTALEQNDTMQEAALKLSHARDVLFLGRGQMYPLALEGALKLKEISYIHAEAYASGELKHGPIALVDEHVPVVVMAPRDALFDKTVSNMQEVMARKGKVILISDSKGQAEANDGVWFSIEMPPVPDALAPILYAIPAQLLAYHTAVAKGTDVDQPRNLAKSVTVE; from the coding sequence ATGTGTGGAATTGTAGGGGTGCTCGGCAACCACGAAGTTGCGCCGATCCTCGTTGAATCGCTCAAACGTCTTGAATACCGCGGCTATGACAGCGCCGGTATCGCCACCTTAAACGAAGGCAAACTCGACCGTCGTCGGGCCTTGGGCAAGCTGGTGAACCTTTCTGATGCGCTGGTACATGACCCCCTGGCGGGCAAGTCCGGCATCGGCCACACCCGTTGGGCCACCCATGGCGCGCCTAGCGTGAACAATGCGCACCCGCATCAAGCCGGGCCAGTCGCCGTGGTACACAACGGGATCATCGAAAACTTCCGCGAACTGCGGGTGGAATTGGCCGAGCATGGCGTGCAGTCTGTCACAGAGACCGATACCGAAACTGTTGCCCTACTAACCCAGCACCACATGGCCCAGGGCGCAGCCCCTATTGAGGCGGCCAAGCAAACCCTCGCGCGGCTTGAGGGCGCTTTTGCGTTGGCTTTCCTTTTCGATGGGCACGAAGACCTTCTCATCGCCGCGCGCAAAGGCTCGCCCTTGGCCATCGGCTATGGTGAGGGCGAAATGTATGTCGGCAGCGACGCCATCGCGCTGGCCCCGCTGACCAACCGCATCGCCTATCTCGAAGAAGGCGATTGCGCTGTGATCACCCGCACCTCGGTCGAGATCACTGATCGGAACGGCGCGCTGGCCAACCGCGCGATCAAGACTGTGCAGATCGACAGCACCCGCATCGACAAAGCCGGGCACAAACACTTCATGTCGAAGGAAATCGCCGAGCAACCCGGCGTGATTGGTGCGGCTATCGGCCACTATCTGACGCCCGAAGGCCAGATCAATATCAGCACGCAGGATATTGATTTTACGCAGTTTGACCGGATCGTCATGGTGGCTTGCGGCACCGCTTCCTATGCCTGCCTTACCGCCAAATACTGGTTTGAACAAATCGCCCGCCTCCCGGTTGAAGTGGATGTGGCCTCTGAATTCCGCTACCGCGAACCGCCTATCTCGCCGCGCACGCTGGCGGTGTTTGTGAGCCAGTCAGGCGAAACCGCCGATACCCTGGCCGCCTTGCGCTATTGCGAGGGCAAAGCGGCGCGGATCCTATCGGTCGTTAACGTGCCCGAAAGCTCGATCGCCCGCGAAAGCGATCTGGCCCTGCCGATCCATGCTGGTGTCGAAGTCGGCGTAGCCTCGACCAAGGCCTTCACCTGCCAATTGGTTGTGCTTTTCGCCCTCGTCCTCAAGGCCGCGCGTGACCGTGAGACGATCACGGCTGAAGCCTTCGCAGATCATATCTCAAGCCTGCGGGGCTTGCCCGCGATCATCAGCACCGCGCTGGAACAGAACGACACAATGCAAGAGGCCGCGCTCAAGCTGTCTCATGCCCGCGACGTATTGTTCTTGGGTCGGGGGCAGATGTATCCGCTCGCTCTCGAAGGCGCACTTAAACTTAAAGAAATCAGCTATATACACGCCGAAGCTTATGCATCAGGGGAACTGAAGCACGGCCCCATCGCATTGGTCGATGAACATGTGCCTGTGGTGGTCATGGCCCCGCGCGATGCGCTTTTCGACAAAACTGTAAGCAACATGCAAGAAGTCATGGCGCGCAAAGGCAAGGTGATCCTGATCTCGGATTCCAAAGGTCAGGCCGAAGCCAATGATGGCGTTTGGTTCAGCATCGAAATGCCACCGGTGCCTGATGCGCTGGCGCCGATCCTCTATGCCATTCCCGCCCAGTTGCTGGCCTATCACACCGCCGTTGCCAAAGGCACCGATGTAGATCAGCCGCGCAATCTGGCAAAATCGGTGACAGTAGAATGA
- a CDS encoding NAD(P)/FAD-dependent oxidoreductase encodes MSTFPITLSSPASYPRTPPRESEVVVIGGGVIGVCTALFLARAGKQVTLLEKGRIAAEQSSRNWGWIRQQGRDPAELPIMVEAAKLWRELAPQLDRDIGLKQTGVTYLASSEAKMQGYADWLPHAAANGIDSRLMDAGEVAAAFPGLSKTYAGALVTPSDMRAEPWAAVPALAALAVKEGVRIIENCAVRKLDLAAGRIAGVVTEAGAIRTAAVVLAGGAWSALFLRAHGVSLPQLSVRESVVATNVLPEVHAGAVAEAGLAFRRRADGGYTLAPGAAPDLYIGPAAFRAFRHYLPQLRDNPFGQRLRASAPKGFPDAWTTPRRWAADSLSPFEAMRILDPAPDHRRLRRVLKQFAALYPELPPITARTSWAGMIDTMPDIVPVVDHCAQIPGLTIGTGMSGHGFGIGPGMGRVLAALVMGNAPGHDLNRFRADRFSDGSPIHPGPAI; translated from the coding sequence ATGTCTACTTTCCCCATCACCCTTTCAAGCCCCGCTAGCTATCCCCGCACCCCACCACGCGAGAGCGAGGTTGTGGTGATTGGCGGCGGGGTTATCGGCGTCTGCACCGCGCTGTTTCTGGCGCGGGCAGGCAAACAGGTCACGCTTTTGGAAAAGGGGCGCATCGCCGCCGAACAATCTAGCCGCAACTGGGGCTGGATTCGCCAGCAGGGGCGCGATCCGGCGGAACTGCCAATCATGGTCGAGGCGGCAAAGCTATGGCGCGAATTGGCCCCGCAACTGGACCGCGATATCGGGCTAAAGCAGACCGGTGTCACCTATCTGGCAAGCTCTGAGGCCAAAATGCAGGGCTATGCCGATTGGTTGCCCCATGCTGCGGCGAATGGCATCGACAGTCGCCTGATGGACGCAGGCGAGGTTGCCGCTGCCTTCCCGGGGCTGAGCAAGACCTATGCGGGGGCGCTGGTCACCCCCTCGGACATGCGCGCCGAGCCTTGGGCCGCGGTGCCCGCTCTTGCCGCCTTGGCGGTCAAAGAAGGCGTGCGGATTATCGAGAACTGCGCCGTGCGCAAGCTCGACCTTGCCGCTGGCCGCATCGCGGGGGTGGTGACCGAAGCGGGGGCGATCCGCACCGCCGCGGTCGTGCTCGCCGGCGGAGCATGGTCGGCGCTGTTTCTACGTGCGCATGGCGTCAGCCTGCCACAACTTTCGGTACGCGAATCCGTCGTGGCAACCAATGTGCTGCCCGAAGTTCACGCCGGTGCCGTGGCCGAGGCTGGTCTTGCCTTCCGCCGCCGCGCTGATGGGGGCTATACGCTCGCGCCGGGGGCGGCTCCGGACCTGTACATCGGCCCCGCTGCCTTCCGCGCCTTCCGCCATTACCTGCCGCAACTGCGCGACAACCCGTTTGGCCAGCGGCTCCGCGCGTCGGCACCAAAGGGGTTTCCCGACGCTTGGACAACCCCCCGCCGTTGGGCCGCTGACAGCCTTAGCCCCTTTGAGGCGATGCGCATTCTTGACCCCGCGCCCGATCACCGCCGACTGCGCAGAGTGCTGAAACAGTTCGCAGCCCTTTATCCTGAACTGCCGCCCATCACGGCGCGCACGTCATGGGCCGGGATGATCGACACAATGCCCGATATCGTGCCGGTGGTGGATCATTGTGCGCAAATTCCGGGCCTGACCATTGGCACCGGCATGTCTGGACATGGCTTTGGCATCGGGCCGGGGATGGGGCGTGTGCTGGCGGCTCTGGTCATGGGAAATGCGCCGGGGCATGATTTGAACAGGTTCCGCGCCGATCGTTTCAGCGATGGCAGTCCCATCCATCCCGGTCCGGCGATCTGA
- a CDS encoding 3-deoxy-D-manno-octulosonic acid transferase: MATPLLYRAWVAASAVMLPIAGRQSMAKLRRADVDPKRAREKLGHASQPRPAGQLIWFHAASVGESLSVLALIDRMGRALPQAHFLITSGTATSARLVASRLPPRTLHQFAPLDAPGPLKRFLDHWRPDAALFVESELWPQMLRRTHARGTAMALINARMSQRSIERWQKQPALAGFLFGVFDLILTQNDAMARAMGTINAPVDRVAAGINLKSMAGPLPQDDDTVAEARKALGNRPVWVASSTHPGEEKSVLEAHRQLLKRFPDLCLILVPRHPERGDEVAGLIASAGLTHGRRTRGDMPHEQVYLADTLGELGTWYALSNIVFLGGSLHPIGGHNPYEVAQAGAMVLSGPHVTNFAETYAEMEAAGAARLIAGTQDLADRVADLLSNDIARASGVASAKAYAEAQTDKLDSIAERLITALRLRERGPDA; the protein is encoded by the coding sequence ATGGCTACGCCGCTTCTTTACCGGGCATGGGTCGCGGCAAGCGCTGTGATGCTGCCCATTGCTGGGCGGCAGTCCATGGCCAAACTGCGCCGGGCCGATGTTGACCCGAAACGCGCCCGCGAAAAGCTCGGCCACGCCAGCCAACCGCGCCCCGCGGGCCAGCTGATCTGGTTTCACGCCGCCTCAGTTGGGGAAAGCCTGTCGGTGCTGGCGCTGATAGACCGGATGGGCCGCGCCCTGCCGCAGGCGCATTTTCTGATCACCTCTGGCACCGCGACCTCGGCCCGGCTTGTGGCAAGCCGTCTGCCGCCCCGCACGCTGCACCAATTCGCGCCGCTCGACGCCCCCGGCCCGCTGAAGCGGTTTTTGGACCACTGGCGCCCGGATGCAGCACTTTTCGTCGAAAGCGAACTCTGGCCTCAAATGCTGCGGCGCACCCATGCCCGCGGCACAGCGATGGCGCTGATCAACGCGCGGATGTCGCAACGCTCGATTGAACGGTGGCAAAAGCAGCCCGCGCTGGCGGGGTTCTTGTTCGGCGTCTTTGATCTGATCCTGACCCAGAATGACGCGATGGCGCGGGCAATGGGGACAATCAATGCCCCCGTTGATCGCGTCGCGGCGGGGATAAACCTGAAATCGATGGCTGGCCCCCTGCCGCAGGACGATGACACCGTCGCAGAGGCCCGCAAGGCCTTGGGCAACCGCCCGGTCTGGGTCGCTTCCTCTACCCACCCGGGCGAAGAGAAATCCGTTTTGGAGGCGCATCGGCAATTGCTCAAACGCTTCCCCGATCTCTGCCTCATCCTTGTCCCCCGCCACCCGGAACGCGGTGACGAAGTGGCCGGTCTCATCGCCAGCGCCGGCCTGACCCATGGCCGCCGGACGCGAGGCGACATGCCGCACGAGCAGGTCTATCTGGCTGATACTCTTGGGGAATTGGGCACGTGGTACGCCCTGTCGAACATCGTCTTTCTGGGCGGATCATTGCACCCTATCGGGGGCCATAACCCATATGAGGTCGCACAGGCTGGCGCGATGGTACTGTCTGGCCCCCATGTCACCAATTTCGCCGAAACCTATGCAGAGATGGAGGCCGCAGGCGCGGCACGGCTGATCGCAGGCACGCAGGATTTGGCGGATAGGGTCGCGGATTTGCTCAGCAACGACATCGCCCGCGCCAGTGGTGTGGCCTCGGCCAAAGCCTATGCCGAGGCGCAGACTGACAAGCTCGACAGTATCGCCGAGCGGCTGATCACGGCGCTGCGCTTGCGTGAGAGAGGCCCGGATGCCTGA
- the moaA gene encoding GTP 3',8-cyclase MoaA, with protein sequence MTAPLIDPFMRAITYLRVSVTDRCDFRCVYCMSENMTFLPKKELLTLEELDRLCSNFVNLGVEKLRITGGEPLVRRGIMTFFEGMKRHLDSGALKELTLTTNGSQLERFADDLYAAGVRRVNVSLDTLDEQKFADITRWGRLPQVLRGIDAAQRAGLKIKINAVALKGFNEPELPRITEWCAERGIDLTWIEVMPMGDLGNEDRFGQFWSLKDVRARYAEHYTVTDLTERTGGPARYVRLEETGQKIGFITPLSHNFCESCNRVRVTCTGEIFMCLGQEDVADLRAPLRDHPDTDVPLQEAIRAAIDRKPKGHDFDYSRQRVDGQMPRHMSHTGG encoded by the coding sequence ATGACAGCACCCCTTATTGACCCATTCATGCGCGCGATCACCTATCTGCGCGTCTCCGTCACCGACCGCTGCGATTTTCGCTGCGTATACTGCATGTCGGAAAACATGACCTTTTTGCCTAAAAAGGAATTGCTGACGCTGGAAGAACTGGACCGGCTGTGCAGCAACTTCGTCAACTTGGGCGTTGAAAAACTGCGCATCACGGGTGGAGAGCCTTTGGTGCGCCGGGGGATCATGACCTTCTTTGAGGGGATGAAACGGCACCTCGACAGTGGCGCGCTGAAAGAACTGACGTTGACCACCAATGGCAGCCAGCTGGAACGCTTTGCTGATGACCTTTACGCCGCTGGTGTGCGCCGGGTGAATGTCTCGCTCGACACGCTGGACGAGCAGAAATTCGCGGATATCACCCGCTGGGGCCGCCTCCCGCAGGTGCTGCGCGGGATTGATGCGGCACAACGCGCGGGTCTCAAGATCAAGATCAACGCCGTGGCGCTTAAGGGTTTCAATGAGCCTGAGCTGCCGCGCATCACCGAATGGTGCGCCGAGCGTGGGATTGATCTGACTTGGATCGAAGTCATGCCGATGGGCGATCTGGGCAACGAGGACCGCTTCGGCCAGTTCTGGTCGCTCAAGGATGTGCGCGCGCGCTATGCGGAGCATTACACCGTTACCGATCTGACCGAGCGTACCGGTGGCCCCGCCCGCTATGTGCGGCTGGAAGAGACCGGTCAGAAGATCGGTTTCATCACCCCGCTAAGCCATAATTTCTGCGAAAGCTGCAACCGCGTACGGGTCACTTGCACGGGTGAGATTTTCATGTGTCTGGGGCAAGAAGATGTGGCCGATCTGCGCGCACCGCTGCGCGACCACCCCGATACGGATGTCCCACTGCAAGAGGCGATCCGCGCGGCGATTGACCGCAAGCCCAAGGGGCATGATTTCGACTACTCCCGCCAGCGCGTCGACGGTCAAATGCCGCGCCACATGAGCCATACGGGCGGCTGA